A portion of the Algisphaera agarilytica genome contains these proteins:
- a CDS encoding RluA family pseudouridine synthase: MPAEEDQPDASNPFDLSHDSPEPAPDRELDPDARYEATTLEELEDAGAEHRVYDITTDSKKRLDVYLHNRLKGISRNQIQKLIGLGGVTVNGNNVKPSYKLRQNDRVEVMVPPKPAIDVHPEPIPLHILFEDRDMVVVNKQANFIVHPARKYKTGTMVNALAYHLEHPGYNASPFTEQAKAQKTELSEVGKDDQRPGVVHRLDMNTTGVIIFAKQETTHWLLAKQFEDRTNLKCYLALVHGCPDPPSGAINQPLGKHPTIREGHAVRNDASGKESLTFFRVRRRYKGFSLIECELKSGRTHQIRVHLSYHGFPIVGDQLYGGETVGPPELLDPPIAAGARPNLNFARTKAEGQKIEAKAAERAASGELVMGTPALHAALLRIQHPVSEQSMTFTAPLHSPMLDIVRELEANHRAEGEVVTDGTHINLSQALPGIDLS; encoded by the coding sequence ATGCCCGCGGAAGAAGATCAACCCGACGCTTCCAACCCTTTTGACTTAAGCCACGACTCCCCCGAGCCCGCGCCCGACCGCGAGCTCGATCCCGATGCGCGTTACGAGGCCACGACCCTCGAAGAGCTCGAAGACGCCGGGGCCGAGCACCGCGTTTACGACATCACCACCGATTCCAAGAAACGGCTGGATGTGTATCTGCACAACCGCCTAAAGGGCATCAGCCGCAACCAGATCCAGAAGCTCATCGGCCTGGGCGGCGTCACCGTCAACGGCAACAACGTCAAGCCGTCCTACAAGCTCCGCCAAAACGACCGCGTCGAGGTGATGGTCCCGCCCAAGCCCGCGATCGACGTCCACCCCGAGCCGATCCCGCTGCACATCCTCTTCGAAGACCGCGACATGGTCGTGGTCAACAAGCAGGCCAACTTCATCGTCCACCCCGCCCGGAAATACAAGACCGGCACGATGGTCAACGCCCTGGCCTACCACCTCGAACACCCCGGCTACAACGCCTCGCCGTTCACCGAGCAGGCCAAGGCGCAGAAGACCGAGCTCTCGGAAGTCGGCAAAGACGATCAGCGCCCCGGCGTCGTCCACCGCCTGGACATGAACACCACCGGCGTGATCATCTTCGCCAAGCAGGAAACCACCCACTGGCTCCTCGCCAAGCAGTTCGAAGACCGCACCAACCTCAAGTGCTACCTCGCCTTGGTCCACGGCTGCCCGGACCCACCCTCCGGCGCGATCAACCAGCCGCTGGGCAAGCACCCGACCATCCGCGAAGGGCACGCCGTGCGCAACGATGCAAGCGGCAAGGAATCGCTGACGTTTTTCCGCGTGCGTCGCCGGTACAAGGGGTTCTCGCTCATCGAGTGCGAGCTCAAGTCCGGGCGGACCCACCAGATCCGCGTGCACCTGTCCTACCACGGCTTCCCCATCGTCGGCGACCAGCTCTACGGCGGCGAAACCGTCGGGCCTCCCGAACTCCTCGACCCTCCGATCGCGGCCGGGGCGCGGCCCAACCTCAACTTCGCCCGCACCAAGGCCGAGGGCCAGAAGATCGAGGCGAAAGCCGCCGAGCGCGCCGCCAGCGGTGAACTCGTCATGGGCACCCCCGCCCTGCACGCGGCACTCCTGCGCATTCAACACCCGGTGAGCGAACAATCGATGACTTTTACCGCCCCGCTCCACTCGCCAATGCTCGACATCGTCCGTGAGCTCGAAGCCAACCACCGGGCCGAGGGCGAAGTCGTCACCGACGGCACGCACATCAACCTCTCACAAGCCCTGCCCGGCATCGACCTGTCGTGA